The following are encoded together in the Equus przewalskii isolate Varuska chromosome 14, EquPr2, whole genome shotgun sequence genome:
- the DCTN1 gene encoding dynactin subunit 1 isoform X17, which yields MSAEASARPLRVGSRVEVIGKGHRGTVAYVGATLFATGKWVGVILDEAKGKNDGTVQGRKYFTCDEGHGIFVRQSQIQVFEDGADTTSPETPDSSASKILKRDGTDSTAKTSKLPTRPASTGVAGASSSLGPSGSASAGELSSSEPSTPAQTPLAAPIIPTPALTSPGAAPPLPSPSKEEEGLRAQVRDLEEKLETLRLKRAEDKAKLKELEKHKIQLEQVQEWKSKMQEQQADLQRRLKEARKEAKEALEAKERYMEEMADTADAIEMATLDKEMAEERAESLQQEVEALKERVDELTTDLEILKAEIEEKGSDGAASSYQLKQLEEQNARLKDALVRMRDLSSSEKQEHVKLQKLMEKKNQELEVVRQQRERLQEELSQAESTIDELKEQVDAALGAEEMVEMLTDRNLNLEEKVRELRETVGDLEAMNEMNDELQENARETELELREQLDMAGARVREAQKRVEAAQETVADYQQTIKKYRQLTAHLQDVNRELTNQQEASVERQQQPPPETFDFKIKFAETKAHAKAIEMELRQMEVAQANRHMSLLTAFMPDSFLRPGGDHDCVLVLLLMPRLICKAELIRKQAQEKFELSEHCSERPGLRGASGEQLSFAAGLVYSLSLLQATLHRYEHALSQCSVDVYKKVGSLYPEMSAHERSLDFLIELLHKDQLDETVNVEPLTKAIKYYQHLYSIHLAEQPEDSTMQLADHIKFTQSALDCMSVEVGRLRAFLQGGQEASDIALLLRDLETSCSDIRQFCKKIRRRMPGTDAPGIPAALAFGPQVSDTLLDCRKHLTWVVAVLQEVAAAAAQLIAPLAENEGLPVAALEELAFKASEQIYGTPSSSPYECLRQSCNILISTMNKLATAMQEGEYDAERPPSKPPPVELRAAALRAEITDAEGLGLKLEDRETVIKELKKSLKIKGEELSEANVRLSLLEKKLDSAAKDADERIEKVQTRLEETQALLRKKEKEFEETMDALQADIDQLEAEKAELKQRLNSQSKRTIEGLRGPPPSGIATLVSGIAGGGAPGQAPGSVPGPGLVKDSPLLLQQISAMRLHISQLQHENSILKGAQMKASLAALPPLHVAKLSLPPHEGLGSDLAAGALYRKTSQLLETLNQLSTHTHVVDITRTSPAAKSPSAQLLEQVAQLKSLSDTIEKLKDEVLKETVSQRPGATVPTDFATFPSSAFLRAKEEQQDDTVFMGKVTFSCAAGLGQRHRLVLTQEQLHQLHSRLIS from the exons CCTACCCGCCCAGCCAGTACTGGGGTGGCTGGGGCCAGTAGCTCCCTGGGCCCCTCTGGCTCAGCATCCGCAGGTGAACTGAGCAGCAGTGAGCCCAGCACTCCAGCTCAGACTCCACTGGCAGCACCCATCATCCCCACGCCGGCCCTCACCTCTCCTGGAGCAGCCCCCCCACTTCCTTCCCCCTCCAAG gaagaggaggggctgagggcccAGGTGCGGGACCTGGAGGAGAAACTGGAGACCCTGCGGTTGAAACGGGCAGAAGACAAGGCAAAGCTGAAAGAGCTGGAGAAACACAAGATCCAGCTGGAGCAGGTGCAGGAATGGAAGAGCAAAATGCAAGAGCAGCAGGCAGACCTGCAGCGGCGCCTCAAGGAGGCGCGGAAG GAAGCCAAAGAGGCACTGGAGGCAAAGGAACGCTACATGGAGGAGATGGCTGACACTGCTGATGCCATCGAGATGGCCACTCTGGACAAGGAGATGGCCGAAGAGCGGGCTGAGTCCCTGCAGCAGGAGGTGGAGGCACTGAAGGAGCGTGTGGATGAGCTCACCACTGACCTGGAGATCCTGAAGGCTGAGATTGAAGAGAAGG GCTCAGATGGGGCTGCGTCCAGTTATCAGCTCAAGCAGCTTGAGGAGCAGAACGCCCGCCTGAAGGATGCCCTGGTGAG GATGAGGGATctttcttcctcagagaagcagGAGCATGTGAAACTGCAGAAGCTcatggagaaaaagaaccaagagCTGGAAGTTGTGAGGCAACAACGGGAGCGTCTGCAGGAGGAACTGAGCCAGGCAGAGAGCACCATCGATGAACTCAAGGAACAG GTGGATGCTGCTCTCGGTGCTGAGGAGATGGTGGAGAtgctgacagaccggaacctgaATCTGGAAGAGAAAGTGCGGGAGTTGAGAGAGACTGTGGGGGATTTG GAAGCAATGAATGAGATGAATGATGAGCTGCAGGAGAATGCACGTGAGACAGAACTGGAGCTGCGGGAGCAGTTGGACATGGCAGGCGCCCGGGTCCGGGAGGCCCAGAAGCGTGTGGAGGCAGCCCAGGAGACGGTTGCAGACTACCAGCAAACCATCAAGAAGTACCGCCAGCTGACCGCCCACCTACAG GATGTGAATCGGGAACTGACAAACCAGCAGGAAGCGTCTGtggagaggcagcagcagccaccTCCAGAGACATTTGACTTCAAGATCAAATTTGCTGAGACTAAGGCCCATGCCAAG GCGATTGAGATGGAATTGAGGCAGATGGAGGTGGCCCAGGCCAACCGGCACATGTCCCTGCTGACAGCCTTCATGCCTGACAGCTTCCTTCGGCCAGGTGGGGACCATGACTGTGTCCTGGTGCTGCTGCTCATGCCTCGTCTCATTTGCAAG GCAGAGCTGATCCGGAAGCAGGCCCAGGAGAAGTTTGAACTAAgtgagcactgttcagagcggcCTGGGCTCCGAGGAGCTTCTGGGGAACAGCTCAGCTTTGCTGCTGGGCTAGTGTACTCACTGAGTCTGCTGCAGGCCACACTCCACCGCTATGAACA TGCCCTCTCTCAGTGCAGTGTGGATGTGTATAAGAAGGTGGGCAGCCTCTACCCTGAGATGAGTGCGCATGAGCGCTCCTTGGATTTCCTTATTGAGCTGCTGCACAAGGATCAGCTGGATGAGACTGTTAATGTAGAGCCTCTCACCAAGGCCATCAAATACTACCAG CATCTGTACAGCATCCACCTTGCTGAACAGCCTGAGGATAGTACCATGCAGCTGGCTGACCACATTAAG TTCACCCAGAGTGCCCTGGACTGCATGAGCGTGGAGGTGGGGCGGCTGCGTGCCTTCTTGCAG GGTGGGCAGGAGGCTTCAGATATTGCCCTCCTACTCCGGGACCTGGAAACATCATGCAGTGACATCCGCCAGTTCTGCAAGAAGATCCGAAGGCGAATGCCGGGGACAGATGCTCCTGGGATCCCAGCTGCACTGGCCTTTGGACCACAG GTATCCGACACACTCCTAGACTGCAGGAAACACTTGACGTGGGTGGTGGCTGTGCTGCAGGAggtggcagctgctgctgctcagctCATTGCCCCATTGGCAGAGAATGAGGGACTGCCTGtggctgccctggaggagctggctTTCAAAGCAAGCGAGCAG ATCTATGGGACCCCCTCTAGCAGCCCCTATGAGTGTCTGCGCCAGTCGTGCAATATCCTCATCAGTACCATGAACAAGTTGGCCACAGCCATGCAGGAGGGAGAGTATGATGCAGAGCGGCCCCCCAGCAAG CCTCCTCCAGTTGAGCTGCGGGCTGCAGCCCTTCGTGCAGAGATCACAGATGCTGAAGGCCTGGGCTTGAAGCTTGAAGACCGAGAGACAGTTATCAAGGAGTTGAAGAAGTCTCTCAAGATCAAG GGGGAGGAGCTGAGTGAGGCCAACGTGCGGCTGAGCCTCTTGGAGAAGAAGTTGGACAGTGCTGCCAAGGATGCAGATGAGCGCATCGAAAAAGTCCAGACTCGGCTGGAGGAGACCCAGGCACTGCTGCGGAAGAAGGAGAA AGAGTTTGAGGAGACGATGGATGCACTCCAGGCTGACATCGACCAGCTagaggcagagaaggcagagctAAAGCAGCGGCTGAACAGCCAGTCCAAGCGCACAATCGAGGGGCTCCGGGGGCCCCCTCCCTCGGGTATAGCTACCCTGGTCTCTGGCATTGCTGGTG GAGGCGCCCCTGGGCAGGCTCCTGGGtctgtgccaggcccagggctggtgAAGGACTCACCACTGCTGCTTCAGCAGATCTCTGCCATGAGGCTGCACATCTCCCAGCTCCAGCATGAGAACAGCATCCTCAAG GGAGCCCAAATGAAGGCATCGTTAGCAGCCCTGCCCCCTCTGCATGTGGCAAAGCTCTCCCTTCCACCCCATGAGGGCCTTGGCAGTGACCTAGCAGCTGGAGCACTGTATCGTAAGACCAGCCAGCTCCTGGAGACATTGAATCAGCTGAGTACACACACCCACGTGGTAGACATCACTCGTACCAGCCCTG CTGCCAAGAGCCCATCGGCTCAGCTCCTGGAGCAAGTGGCTCAGCTCAAGTCCCTAAGCGACACCATCGAGAAGCTCAAG GATGAAGTCCTCAAGGAGACCGTGTCTCAGCGCCCTGGTGCCACGGTCCCCACTGACTTTGCCACCTTCCCTTCATCTGCCTTCCTCAGG GCCAAGGAGGAGCAGCAGGATGACACTGTCTTCATGGGCAAAGTGACCTTCTCGTGTGCGGCTGGCCTTGGACAGCGACACCGGCTGGTGCTGACCCAGGAGCAGCTGCACCAGCTTCACAGTCGCCTCATCTCCTAA
- the DCTN1 gene encoding dynactin subunit 1 isoform X16 codes for MSAEASARPLRVGSRVEVIGKGHRGTVAYVGATLFATGKWVGVILDEAKGKNDGTVQGRKYFTCDEGHGIFVRQSQIQVFEDGADTTSPETPDSSASKILKRDGTDSTAKTSKLPTRPASTGVAGASSSLGPSGSASAGELSSSEPSTPAQTPLAAPIIPTPALTSPGAAPPLPSPSKEEEGLRAQVRDLEEKLETLRLKRAEDKAKLKELEKHKIQLEQVQEWKSKMQEQQADLQRRLKEARKEAKEALEAKERYMEEMADTADAIEMATLDKEMAEERAESLQQEVEALKERVDELTTDLEILKAEIEEKGSDGAASSYQLKQLEEQNARLKDALVRMRDLSSSEKQEHVKLQKLMEKKNQELEVVRQQRERLQEELSQAESTIDELKEQVDAALGAEEMVEMLTDRNLNLEEKVRELRETVGDLEAMNEMNDELQENARETELELREQLDMAGARVREAQKRVEAAQETVADYQQTIKKYRQLTAHLQDVNRELTNQQEASVERQQQPPPETFDFKIKFAETKAHAKAIEMELRQMEVAQANRHMSLLTAFMPDSFLRPGGDHDCVLVLLLMPRLICKAELIRKQAQEKFELSEHCSERPGLRGASGEQLSFAAGLVYSLSLLQATLHRYEHALSQCSVDVYKKVGSLYPEMSAHERSLDFLIELLHKDQLDETVNVEPLTKAIKYYQHLYSIHLAEQPEDSTMQLADHIKFTQSALDCMSVEVGRLRAFLQGGQEASDIALLLRDLETSCSDIRQFCKKIRRRMPGTDAPGIPAALAFGPQVSDTLLDCRKHLTWVVAVLQEVAAAAAQLIAPLAENEGLPVAALEELAFKASEQIYGTPSSSPYECLRQSCNILISTMNKLATAMQEGEYDAERPPSKPPPVELRAAALRAEITDAEGLGLKLEDRETVIKELKKSLKIKGEELSEANVRLSLLEKKLDSAAKDADERIEKVQTRLEETQALLRKKEKEFEETMDALQADIDQLEAEKAELKQRLNSQSKRTIEGLRGPPPSGIATLVSGIAGEEQQRGGAPGQAPGSVPGPGLVKDSPLLLQQISAMRLHISQLQHENSILKGAQMKASLAALPPLHVAKLSLPPHEGLGSDLAAGALYRKTSQLLETLNQLSTHTHVVDITRTSPAAKSPSAQLLEQVAQLKSLSDTIEKLKDEVLKETVSQRPGATVPTDFATFPSSAFLRAKEEQQDDTVFMGKVTFSCAAGLGQRHRLVLTQEQLHQLHSRLIS; via the exons CCTACCCGCCCAGCCAGTACTGGGGTGGCTGGGGCCAGTAGCTCCCTGGGCCCCTCTGGCTCAGCATCCGCAGGTGAACTGAGCAGCAGTGAGCCCAGCACTCCAGCTCAGACTCCACTGGCAGCACCCATCATCCCCACGCCGGCCCTCACCTCTCCTGGAGCAGCCCCCCCACTTCCTTCCCCCTCCAAG gaagaggaggggctgagggcccAGGTGCGGGACCTGGAGGAGAAACTGGAGACCCTGCGGTTGAAACGGGCAGAAGACAAGGCAAAGCTGAAAGAGCTGGAGAAACACAAGATCCAGCTGGAGCAGGTGCAGGAATGGAAGAGCAAAATGCAAGAGCAGCAGGCAGACCTGCAGCGGCGCCTCAAGGAGGCGCGGAAG GAAGCCAAAGAGGCACTGGAGGCAAAGGAACGCTACATGGAGGAGATGGCTGACACTGCTGATGCCATCGAGATGGCCACTCTGGACAAGGAGATGGCCGAAGAGCGGGCTGAGTCCCTGCAGCAGGAGGTGGAGGCACTGAAGGAGCGTGTGGATGAGCTCACCACTGACCTGGAGATCCTGAAGGCTGAGATTGAAGAGAAGG GCTCAGATGGGGCTGCGTCCAGTTATCAGCTCAAGCAGCTTGAGGAGCAGAACGCCCGCCTGAAGGATGCCCTGGTGAG GATGAGGGATctttcttcctcagagaagcagGAGCATGTGAAACTGCAGAAGCTcatggagaaaaagaaccaagagCTGGAAGTTGTGAGGCAACAACGGGAGCGTCTGCAGGAGGAACTGAGCCAGGCAGAGAGCACCATCGATGAACTCAAGGAACAG GTGGATGCTGCTCTCGGTGCTGAGGAGATGGTGGAGAtgctgacagaccggaacctgaATCTGGAAGAGAAAGTGCGGGAGTTGAGAGAGACTGTGGGGGATTTG GAAGCAATGAATGAGATGAATGATGAGCTGCAGGAGAATGCACGTGAGACAGAACTGGAGCTGCGGGAGCAGTTGGACATGGCAGGCGCCCGGGTCCGGGAGGCCCAGAAGCGTGTGGAGGCAGCCCAGGAGACGGTTGCAGACTACCAGCAAACCATCAAGAAGTACCGCCAGCTGACCGCCCACCTACAG GATGTGAATCGGGAACTGACAAACCAGCAGGAAGCGTCTGtggagaggcagcagcagccaccTCCAGAGACATTTGACTTCAAGATCAAATTTGCTGAGACTAAGGCCCATGCCAAG GCGATTGAGATGGAATTGAGGCAGATGGAGGTGGCCCAGGCCAACCGGCACATGTCCCTGCTGACAGCCTTCATGCCTGACAGCTTCCTTCGGCCAGGTGGGGACCATGACTGTGTCCTGGTGCTGCTGCTCATGCCTCGTCTCATTTGCAAG GCAGAGCTGATCCGGAAGCAGGCCCAGGAGAAGTTTGAACTAAgtgagcactgttcagagcggcCTGGGCTCCGAGGAGCTTCTGGGGAACAGCTCAGCTTTGCTGCTGGGCTAGTGTACTCACTGAGTCTGCTGCAGGCCACACTCCACCGCTATGAACA TGCCCTCTCTCAGTGCAGTGTGGATGTGTATAAGAAGGTGGGCAGCCTCTACCCTGAGATGAGTGCGCATGAGCGCTCCTTGGATTTCCTTATTGAGCTGCTGCACAAGGATCAGCTGGATGAGACTGTTAATGTAGAGCCTCTCACCAAGGCCATCAAATACTACCAG CATCTGTACAGCATCCACCTTGCTGAACAGCCTGAGGATAGTACCATGCAGCTGGCTGACCACATTAAG TTCACCCAGAGTGCCCTGGACTGCATGAGCGTGGAGGTGGGGCGGCTGCGTGCCTTCTTGCAG GGTGGGCAGGAGGCTTCAGATATTGCCCTCCTACTCCGGGACCTGGAAACATCATGCAGTGACATCCGCCAGTTCTGCAAGAAGATCCGAAGGCGAATGCCGGGGACAGATGCTCCTGGGATCCCAGCTGCACTGGCCTTTGGACCACAG GTATCCGACACACTCCTAGACTGCAGGAAACACTTGACGTGGGTGGTGGCTGTGCTGCAGGAggtggcagctgctgctgctcagctCATTGCCCCATTGGCAGAGAATGAGGGACTGCCTGtggctgccctggaggagctggctTTCAAAGCAAGCGAGCAG ATCTATGGGACCCCCTCTAGCAGCCCCTATGAGTGTCTGCGCCAGTCGTGCAATATCCTCATCAGTACCATGAACAAGTTGGCCACAGCCATGCAGGAGGGAGAGTATGATGCAGAGCGGCCCCCCAGCAAG CCTCCTCCAGTTGAGCTGCGGGCTGCAGCCCTTCGTGCAGAGATCACAGATGCTGAAGGCCTGGGCTTGAAGCTTGAAGACCGAGAGACAGTTATCAAGGAGTTGAAGAAGTCTCTCAAGATCAAG GGGGAGGAGCTGAGTGAGGCCAACGTGCGGCTGAGCCTCTTGGAGAAGAAGTTGGACAGTGCTGCCAAGGATGCAGATGAGCGCATCGAAAAAGTCCAGACTCGGCTGGAGGAGACCCAGGCACTGCTGCGGAAGAAGGAGAA AGAGTTTGAGGAGACGATGGATGCACTCCAGGCTGACATCGACCAGCTagaggcagagaaggcagagctAAAGCAGCGGCTGAACAGCCAGTCCAAGCGCACAATCGAGGGGCTCCGGGGGCCCCCTCCCTCGGGTATAGCTACCCTGGTCTCTGGCATTGCTGGTG AAGAACAGCAGCGAG GAGGCGCCCCTGGGCAGGCTCCTGGGtctgtgccaggcccagggctggtgAAGGACTCACCACTGCTGCTTCAGCAGATCTCTGCCATGAGGCTGCACATCTCCCAGCTCCAGCATGAGAACAGCATCCTCAAG GGAGCCCAAATGAAGGCATCGTTAGCAGCCCTGCCCCCTCTGCATGTGGCAAAGCTCTCCCTTCCACCCCATGAGGGCCTTGGCAGTGACCTAGCAGCTGGAGCACTGTATCGTAAGACCAGCCAGCTCCTGGAGACATTGAATCAGCTGAGTACACACACCCACGTGGTAGACATCACTCGTACCAGCCCTG CTGCCAAGAGCCCATCGGCTCAGCTCCTGGAGCAAGTGGCTCAGCTCAAGTCCCTAAGCGACACCATCGAGAAGCTCAAG GATGAAGTCCTCAAGGAGACCGTGTCTCAGCGCCCTGGTGCCACGGTCCCCACTGACTTTGCCACCTTCCCTTCATCTGCCTTCCTCAGG GCCAAGGAGGAGCAGCAGGATGACACTGTCTTCATGGGCAAAGTGACCTTCTCGTGTGCGGCTGGCCTTGGACAGCGACACCGGCTGGTGCTGACCCAGGAGCAGCTGCACCAGCTTCACAGTCGCCTCATCTCCTAA
- the DCTN1 gene encoding dynactin subunit 1 isoform X19, giving the protein MSAEASARPLRVGSRVEVIGKGHRGTVAYVGATLFATGKWVGVILDEAKGKNDGTVQGRKYFTCDEGHGIFVRQSQIQVFEDGADTTSPETPDSSASKILKRDGTDSTAKTSKLPTRPASTGVAGASSSLGPSGSASAGELSSSEPSTPAQTPLAAPIIPTPALTSPGAAPPLPSPSKEEEGLRAQVRDLEEKLETLRLKRAEDKAKLKELEKHKIQLEQVQEWKSKMQEQQADLQRRLKEARKEAKEALEAKERYMEEMADTADAIEMATLDKEMAEERAESLQQEVEALKERVDELTTDLEILKAEIEEKGSDGAASSYQLKQLEEQNARLKDALVRMRDLSSSEKQEHVKLQKLMEKKNQELEVVRQQRERLQEELSQAESTIDELKEQVDAALGAEEMVEMLTDRNLNLEEKVRELRETVGDLEAMNEMNDELQENARETELELREQLDMAGARVREAQKRVEAAQETVADYQQTIKKYRQLTAHLQDVNRELTNQQEASVERQQQPPPETFDFKIKFAETKAHAKAIEMELRQMEVAQANRHMSLLTAFMPDSFLRPGGDHDCVLVLLLMPRLICKAELIRKQAQEKFELSEHCSERPGLRGASGEQLSFAAGLVYSLSLLQATLHRYEHALSQCSVDVYKKVGSLYPEMSAHERSLDFLIELLHKDQLDETVNVEPLTKAIKYYQHLYSIHLAEQPEDSTMQLADHIKFTQSALDCMSVEVGRLRAFLQGGQEASDIALLLRDLETSCSDIRQFCKKIRRRMPGTDAPGIPAALAFGPQVSDTLLDCRKHLTWVVAVLQEVAAAAAQLIAPLAENEGLPVAALEELAFKASEQIYGTPSSSPYECLRQSCNILISTMNKLATAMQEGEYDAERPPSKPPPVELRAAALRAEITDAEGLGLKLEDRETVIKELKKSLKIKGEELSEANVRLSLLEKKLDSAAKDADERIEKVQTRLEETQALLRKKEKEFEETMDALQADIDQLEAEKAELKQRLNSQSKRTIEGLRGPPPSGGAPGQAPGSVPGPGLVKDSPLLLQQISAMRLHISQLQHENSILKGAQMKASLAALPPLHVAKLSLPPHEGLGSDLAAGALYRKTSQLLETLNQLSTHTHVVDITRTSPAAKSPSAQLLEQVAQLKSLSDTIEKLKDEVLKETVSQRPGATVPTDFATFPSSAFLRAKEEQQDDTVFMGKVTFSCAAGLGQRHRLVLTQEQLHQLHSRLIS; this is encoded by the exons CCTACCCGCCCAGCCAGTACTGGGGTGGCTGGGGCCAGTAGCTCCCTGGGCCCCTCTGGCTCAGCATCCGCAGGTGAACTGAGCAGCAGTGAGCCCAGCACTCCAGCTCAGACTCCACTGGCAGCACCCATCATCCCCACGCCGGCCCTCACCTCTCCTGGAGCAGCCCCCCCACTTCCTTCCCCCTCCAAG gaagaggaggggctgagggcccAGGTGCGGGACCTGGAGGAGAAACTGGAGACCCTGCGGTTGAAACGGGCAGAAGACAAGGCAAAGCTGAAAGAGCTGGAGAAACACAAGATCCAGCTGGAGCAGGTGCAGGAATGGAAGAGCAAAATGCAAGAGCAGCAGGCAGACCTGCAGCGGCGCCTCAAGGAGGCGCGGAAG GAAGCCAAAGAGGCACTGGAGGCAAAGGAACGCTACATGGAGGAGATGGCTGACACTGCTGATGCCATCGAGATGGCCACTCTGGACAAGGAGATGGCCGAAGAGCGGGCTGAGTCCCTGCAGCAGGAGGTGGAGGCACTGAAGGAGCGTGTGGATGAGCTCACCACTGACCTGGAGATCCTGAAGGCTGAGATTGAAGAGAAGG GCTCAGATGGGGCTGCGTCCAGTTATCAGCTCAAGCAGCTTGAGGAGCAGAACGCCCGCCTGAAGGATGCCCTGGTGAG GATGAGGGATctttcttcctcagagaagcagGAGCATGTGAAACTGCAGAAGCTcatggagaaaaagaaccaagagCTGGAAGTTGTGAGGCAACAACGGGAGCGTCTGCAGGAGGAACTGAGCCAGGCAGAGAGCACCATCGATGAACTCAAGGAACAG GTGGATGCTGCTCTCGGTGCTGAGGAGATGGTGGAGAtgctgacagaccggaacctgaATCTGGAAGAGAAAGTGCGGGAGTTGAGAGAGACTGTGGGGGATTTG GAAGCAATGAATGAGATGAATGATGAGCTGCAGGAGAATGCACGTGAGACAGAACTGGAGCTGCGGGAGCAGTTGGACATGGCAGGCGCCCGGGTCCGGGAGGCCCAGAAGCGTGTGGAGGCAGCCCAGGAGACGGTTGCAGACTACCAGCAAACCATCAAGAAGTACCGCCAGCTGACCGCCCACCTACAG GATGTGAATCGGGAACTGACAAACCAGCAGGAAGCGTCTGtggagaggcagcagcagccaccTCCAGAGACATTTGACTTCAAGATCAAATTTGCTGAGACTAAGGCCCATGCCAAG GCGATTGAGATGGAATTGAGGCAGATGGAGGTGGCCCAGGCCAACCGGCACATGTCCCTGCTGACAGCCTTCATGCCTGACAGCTTCCTTCGGCCAGGTGGGGACCATGACTGTGTCCTGGTGCTGCTGCTCATGCCTCGTCTCATTTGCAAG GCAGAGCTGATCCGGAAGCAGGCCCAGGAGAAGTTTGAACTAAgtgagcactgttcagagcggcCTGGGCTCCGAGGAGCTTCTGGGGAACAGCTCAGCTTTGCTGCTGGGCTAGTGTACTCACTGAGTCTGCTGCAGGCCACACTCCACCGCTATGAACA TGCCCTCTCTCAGTGCAGTGTGGATGTGTATAAGAAGGTGGGCAGCCTCTACCCTGAGATGAGTGCGCATGAGCGCTCCTTGGATTTCCTTATTGAGCTGCTGCACAAGGATCAGCTGGATGAGACTGTTAATGTAGAGCCTCTCACCAAGGCCATCAAATACTACCAG CATCTGTACAGCATCCACCTTGCTGAACAGCCTGAGGATAGTACCATGCAGCTGGCTGACCACATTAAG TTCACCCAGAGTGCCCTGGACTGCATGAGCGTGGAGGTGGGGCGGCTGCGTGCCTTCTTGCAG GGTGGGCAGGAGGCTTCAGATATTGCCCTCCTACTCCGGGACCTGGAAACATCATGCAGTGACATCCGCCAGTTCTGCAAGAAGATCCGAAGGCGAATGCCGGGGACAGATGCTCCTGGGATCCCAGCTGCACTGGCCTTTGGACCACAG GTATCCGACACACTCCTAGACTGCAGGAAACACTTGACGTGGGTGGTGGCTGTGCTGCAGGAggtggcagctgctgctgctcagctCATTGCCCCATTGGCAGAGAATGAGGGACTGCCTGtggctgccctggaggagctggctTTCAAAGCAAGCGAGCAG ATCTATGGGACCCCCTCTAGCAGCCCCTATGAGTGTCTGCGCCAGTCGTGCAATATCCTCATCAGTACCATGAACAAGTTGGCCACAGCCATGCAGGAGGGAGAGTATGATGCAGAGCGGCCCCCCAGCAAG CCTCCTCCAGTTGAGCTGCGGGCTGCAGCCCTTCGTGCAGAGATCACAGATGCTGAAGGCCTGGGCTTGAAGCTTGAAGACCGAGAGACAGTTATCAAGGAGTTGAAGAAGTCTCTCAAGATCAAG GGGGAGGAGCTGAGTGAGGCCAACGTGCGGCTGAGCCTCTTGGAGAAGAAGTTGGACAGTGCTGCCAAGGATGCAGATGAGCGCATCGAAAAAGTCCAGACTCGGCTGGAGGAGACCCAGGCACTGCTGCGGAAGAAGGAGAA AGAGTTTGAGGAGACGATGGATGCACTCCAGGCTGACATCGACCAGCTagaggcagagaaggcagagctAAAGCAGCGGCTGAACAGCCAGTCCAAGCGCACAATCGAGGGGCTCCGGGGGCCCCCTCCCTCGG GAGGCGCCCCTGGGCAGGCTCCTGGGtctgtgccaggcccagggctggtgAAGGACTCACCACTGCTGCTTCAGCAGATCTCTGCCATGAGGCTGCACATCTCCCAGCTCCAGCATGAGAACAGCATCCTCAAG GGAGCCCAAATGAAGGCATCGTTAGCAGCCCTGCCCCCTCTGCATGTGGCAAAGCTCTCCCTTCCACCCCATGAGGGCCTTGGCAGTGACCTAGCAGCTGGAGCACTGTATCGTAAGACCAGCCAGCTCCTGGAGACATTGAATCAGCTGAGTACACACACCCACGTGGTAGACATCACTCGTACCAGCCCTG CTGCCAAGAGCCCATCGGCTCAGCTCCTGGAGCAAGTGGCTCAGCTCAAGTCCCTAAGCGACACCATCGAGAAGCTCAAG GATGAAGTCCTCAAGGAGACCGTGTCTCAGCGCCCTGGTGCCACGGTCCCCACTGACTTTGCCACCTTCCCTTCATCTGCCTTCCTCAGG GCCAAGGAGGAGCAGCAGGATGACACTGTCTTCATGGGCAAAGTGACCTTCTCGTGTGCGGCTGGCCTTGGACAGCGACACCGGCTGGTGCTGACCCAGGAGCAGCTGCACCAGCTTCACAGTCGCCTCATCTCCTAA